A window of Mycolicibacterium madagascariense genomic DNA:
TACGTTGGGACCGGCGACGTCGTCAGACGAGCAGATCAAGTCCCTGGTCGAAGTGGGCATGGACGTCGCGAGGCTGAACTTCAGCCACGGCGATCACGCCGACCACGAGATCGCCTACAAACGCGTGCGCGCGGCGTCGGACACCACGGGTCGGGCGGTCGGCATCCTGGCCGACCTCCAGGGACCCAAGATCCGGCTCGGCCGCTTCGCCGACGGGCCGACCGTCTGGCAGGCCGGGGAGATCGTGCGGATCACCGTCGACGACGTGGAGGGCACCCACGACCGGGTGTCCACGACCTACAAGGAACTCGCCAGAGACGCCGCCGTGGGCGACCGCCTGCTCGTCGACGACGGGAACATCGGCCTGACGGTGCACGAGGTCGACGGCAACGACGTGGTCTGCATCGTCACCGAGGGTGGCAAGGTCAGCAACAACAAGGGGCTTTCCCTGCCCGGGATGAACGTGTCGGTCCCCGCGCTGTCGGAGAAGGACATCGAGGACCTCAAGTTCGCCCTGGCCCTCGGCGTGGACCTGGTCGCACTGTCGTTCGTGCGCTCGCCCGCCGACATCGAACTGGTGCACGAGGTGATGGACGAGATGGGCCGTCGGGTCCCCGTCATCGCCAAGCTGGAGAAGCCCGAGGCGGTGGAGAACCTCGAGGCGATCGTGCTCGCGTTCGACGCCATCATGGTCGCCCGTGGCGACCTCGGCGTCGAGCTGCCGCTCGAGGAGGTGCCGCTGGTGCAGAAGCGCGCCATCCAAATGGCAAGGGAGAACGCCAAACCCGTCATCGTCGCCACCCAGATGCTGGAGTCGATGATCGAGAACTCCCGGCCGACGCGCGCGGAGGCGTCCGACGTCGCCAACGCCGTGCTCGACGGTGCCGACGCGGTCATGCTGTCGGGGGAGACCTCGGTGGGCAAGTACCCGTTGGAGGCGGTCAAGACGATGGCCCGCATCGTCAACGCCGTCGAGGAGAACTCCACTGCCGCACCGCCGCTGGCCCACGTGCCGCGCACCAAGCGTGGCGTCATCTCCTACGCGGCGCGCGACATCGGCGAGCGGCTGGACGCCAAGGCACTGGTGGCGTTCACACAGTCCGGCGACACCCTCAAGCGGCTGGCGCGGCTGCATACCCCGCTGCCGCTGCTGGCGTTCACACCGCTGCCCGAGGTCCGCAGCCAGCTGGCGCTCACCTGGGGTACCGAGACCTTCATCGTTCCGCACATGGAGACCACCGACGGGATGATCCGTCAGGTCGACGAATCGTTGCTGGCGCTGGGTCGGTACAAGCGCGGCGACCTCGTGGTCATCGTCGCTGGCGCACCTCCGGGCACAGTAGGCTCGACCAACCTGATCCACGTCCACCGGATCGGCGAGGACGACCACTAGGAGAGACGACCAGCAGTGACCTCAGATCTGGAAGAGCTGCTGGGAGTACTCGAACTTCGTCGCGTCGACGACGACACCTTTCTCGGGTCGCATCCGAGCAAGAACCCGATGCGCACGTTCGGTGGGCAGATGATGGCCCAGGCGTTCGTGGCCGCCAGTCGCACGCTGCGCCACGAGCTGCCACCGAGCACCTTGTCGGTGCACTTCATCGCCGGCGGCGATCCACGCCAGGACCTCGAGTTCCGGGTGGTGCGACTGCGTGACGAGCGGCGCTTCGCGAATCGGCGGGTCGACGTGATGCAGGGCGACGTCCTACTCGCTTCGGCGCTGGTGGCGCACATGGCCGGCGGCCGCGGTCTCGAACACGGGGTGCCGGCGCCTCGGGTGGCCGACCCGTCGACGGTGCCGAGCATCGAGGACCTCCTGGTCGGCTACGAGGAGACGGTCCCGCTGTTCGTCGCGGCGCTCAAGCCCATCGAGTGGCGCTACACCAACGACCCTGCCTGGGTGATGCGGGACAAGGGCGACCGCCTCGCGCACAACCGCGTCTGGCTCACGACGAAGGGCGCCATGCCCGACGATCCGGTGATCCATGCCGCGGCGCTGGTGTACGCCTCGGACACGACGGTGCTCGACTCGATCATCACGACCCACGGTCTGTCGTGGGGACACGACCGCATCTTCGCCGCCTCGATGAACCACACGGTGTGGTTTCACCGTCCGGTGCGCTTCGACGAGTGGGTGCTCTACTCCACGTCGTCGCCGGTGGCCGCGGAATCCCGCGGTCTGGGAACCGGGCACTTCTTCGATCGCGACGGTCAGATCCTGGCCACGGTGGTCCAGGAAGGGGTCGTCAAGTACTTCCCCGGGTCATCGGGCTGACGCCCATCTCCCCGCGAATCCGGTTGAGCCAGTTGTCGGTACAGGTCTGAACGGCCTTCTGGTCGTTACCGGCCCGCATGGCGCAGTCCACGTACTGGCTGCCCCCGGCGTCACGCCACGAGACGGCCCAGACGACGACGAACGCGACCGACGCGAGGACCGCCACCACGCCGAGTCCGATGCCGGCCATCGCGATGGGTCCGTTGTCGGCCTCACCGCGCGCCGCGCGGCCGCGTCCGAGCGCGCCCAGCACGACCGCGACGACGCCGCACGCCAGGCCGCCGACCACCGACCAGCACAGCGCGAGGCCCGCCACGGCGACCGCCAGCGCAGCCGTGCCCGTTCCGTTCCTGGCGCCGGTCATGACTGCCGAGGGTAGAGCACGGGACACGTCACGCCGCGCGGCAGGTGATGGGTGGCGACGACGACGGTGCGGCCCGGCCCGAACAGGCCATCCGGGTCCAGCACCTCGCGCAGCAGCCGGTCGGAGTCGTCGGCGTCGAGGTGCTCGGTGGGTTCGTCGAGCAGCACGATCGGCAGGTCGCAGACGAGCGCCCTGGCCAGCAGGAGCCGCCGGCGCTGTCCCGCCGACAGGGCGGCCGCACCGCCGGTGAGGATGGTGGACAGACCGTCGGGCAGGCCGCGCCACCAGTCGTGCAGGCCGACGGCGTCCAGCGCGGCGGTCACCTCACCGTCGGTGGCGTCACCGCGGGCCACCAGCAGGTTGTCCCGCACGGTCGTGTCGAACAGATGGCCATCCTCGGGGAAGAAGGCTGCGGCCGTGGGGTTTTCGTGCTGCGCGGCGATGGCCATCAGCGCGGTGGTCTTGCCGCATCCACTCGGCCCGAGGACGGCCAGCCGGTCGCCGGGGTGCACGTCGGGCGGCCGGATCGGCGGTCGCCGGCGGGCCGGGGGAGCGGGTGCGATCAGGTCGTGCAGGCGGGCGGCGGCAAGGCGGCCGCGGGTGAGCTGGATGGCGGCCGCGGGCAGGGCGGCCGTCGACTCGAACGCCGACAGCGGGAGCAGCGCGAGGATCGCGAGGGTGGTGGGGGCCAGCGTGGCCGCGAAGGTGACGGCGACGACGAGGACGCCGACGACGCACGCGCCCATCGCGGCCACCGGTGCGGCAGCACCGAACGCGGCGGGGATCGCGGCGCGGTCGGCGGCAGCACCCCACTTCTGCTGGCGGCGGCCCGCTTCGGCGATGACCGCGTCGAGCCGTCCGGCGACCCTGAGTTCGGGCGCATGGTCCAGTGCCAGCAGCACTGCGGTGTCCCGATCGGAGTGGTGTTGCACCGCAACGGCTTCGGCAGCCGTGGCTGCCCGCGCGGCCAGCCAGGGGGCCAGCCCGCCGGCGAGCAGCAGGCACACCAGGAGGATGAGCCCCGCCACGGGTGAGATGACCGCGACGACGAGCACCGCGGCCGTCGACAGGATGCTGGCCACGGCGATCGGCACGACGGCGCGCACCAGCACGTCGGCCACGTCGTCGACCGAGGCGCCGACGCGGGATGCGATGTCGCCCTGCGTCAGTCGCAGCACGGTGTCGGCGGGGCCGCCGGCCAGCGCCCGATAGACGCTCACGCGCGCTGTGCCCGCGGCCCGCAGCGCGACGTCGTGCGACGCGAGTCGCTCGCAGTAGCCAAGGATGCCGCGCGAGATGCCGAGGGCGCGCACGGCGACCACCGCGACGGCGAGATCAAGGATCGGCGGCATCTGCCAGGCCCTGGTGATGAGCCACGCCGACACGGCCGCCAGCGCCAGGGCACAGCCCAGGGACAGCGCACCGAACCCGACGGCCATCGCGAGCCGCGGCAGACGGGGCCGCAGCAGCGCGAGTCCGGCGAACAGCGGATCAGTGCGGAACAGGGAGCTCACCCCCGACCGCGACGACGTGGTCACCGATGGCGCGCACGGCGGCGCGGTGGCCTACCACGAGGACGGCAGCCCCTTCACCGGCGATCTCGCGGATCGAGTGCAGGACGCGGGCCTCGAGTGCGGCGTCCAGGTGGGCGGTCGGCTCGTCGAGTAGCAGGATCGGCCGTCCGGAGCCGAGCGTTCTGGCGAGCGCCAGTCGCTGCCGCTGACCGAGCGACAGACCGGCGCCGTCGCGACCGACGACGGTGTCCAACCCGTCCGGCAGGGTGGCCAGCACCTCGTCGAAACCCGCTCGGCGACAAGCGGTCCCGAGATCGGGCAGGGCACCGAAGAGTTCGAGGTTCGCACGTACCGTCCCCGCCACGAGGGCGGGTCGCTGGGGGAGCCACCCGATCGAGTCCCACCACTGGCGGAGATCGACGTTCCCGGCGTCCACGCCGCCGACCGTCACCCGCCCCGACGTCGGGGTGATTAGACCGAGGATGACGTGGATCGCGGTGGACTTGCCCGAACCGTTCGGTCCGGTTAGGACGGTGACGGAGCCCGCCTCGACGCGCGCGGTCAGCCGGTGCGGGGCGTCGCCGTCGCGGCCGCTGACGGTGACGTCCTCGAGGTCGACGCACGGGCCCACCGCTCGGGCGGTACCGCCGACGCGTGCAGCGGAATTGGCGAGCAGTGCCTCGGCCGCCGCGCGGGCGGTCCTGCCGTCCTGGGCGGCATGGAACTCCGCGCCGACGCGGCGCAGCGGCCAGAAGACCTCCGGAGCCAACAGCAGGGCGGTCAGGGCGGCGGCCAGGTCGACGTGCCCGGACACCAGGCGCAGCCCGACGCTGACGGCCACCAGTGCGACTCCGAGCGTGGCGAGCAGTTCGAGCACCAGCGACGACAGGAAGGTGATCCGCAGGGTGGCCATCGTCGAACGGCGATGTGCGGCAGCGAGTTCGGCGACGCGGCGCTCGGGACCGGCGGCGCGGCCGAGGCCGCGCAGGGTGGGTAGGCCGGAGATCAAGTCCAGCAGCCGCGACTGCAGGGTGGTCATGGCCGTCAGAGCCGCCGCCGAGCGATCGGCGGTGAGGAGACCGATGAGCACCATGAACACGGGAACCAGCGGCAGCGCCAGCACGACGATGACCGCCGCCTGCAGGTCATAGCACGCCATGGTGACGAGGGCGGCGGGGGTCAGGACCGCAGCCTGGACGGCCGCCGGCAGGTAGCGGGTGTAGTAGGGCCGCAGGCCGTCCAGGCCCCGCGTCACCACCACGGCGGTCTCGTCGCGCAACGCGTCGACGTCGTGCGGGGCCAGCGCGGTGACCGTGGTCAGCAGGCGGTGGTCGAGGTCGGCGATCGCGGCGGTCGCTTCGCCCTGGCTGAGCCTGGCCTGCTGCCACTGCGCCAGCGCGCGAACGGTCCACAGCACCGCCAGGACGCCCAGCGCCGTCGACCAGTGCTCGACCGTGCGCGCGCGAGGGTCGGTCACGATGCCCGCCACCAGGTGGGCCACCACGACCGCCCCCGCGATGGCGGTGCCGGTGATCACCACGCCGCAGCCGGCCGACGCGACCAGGTGGCGGCGCATCATCTCGGTGACAAGCCGACGGGGGCCGGTATGCGATCGGCCGAAATGCGTTGCCGGAAAACCCAATACGTCCAGCCCTGGTAGCACATCACCAACGGCGCGAAGATCAGCGCGGCCCACGTCATGATCCTCAGGGTGTACGGCGAGGACGACGCGTCGTGGATCGTCAGGCTCCAGTTCGGGTTCAGCGTGGAGGGCACCAGGTTCGGGTACAGCGCGCCGAACAGCAGGACCACCGCCGCCGCGACGACGGCCGACGTGCAGGCGAACGTGATGCCGTCGCCGATCCGTCCCCACACCGCCGCCGCGGCCGACGCCTGCGCGACGATCGCGACGCCGAGCACCCACCACGTCCAGTCCTTGCCGTGGGCGAGTTGCGTCCACGTGCCGAATCCGGCGACGACGACGGTCACCGGAAGCGCCAGCCGGCTGGCGAACCGGACGGCGTCGTCGCGCACGACGCCCTCGGTCTTCAGGGCGATGAACACCGCCCCGTGGAAGGCGAACAGGCCCGCGGTGGCCAGGCCGCCCAGCAGCACGTAGCCGTCCAGGAGGTCGCCGGCGGACAGCTCGATCTGCTTGTGCGCGTTGACCGGCAGCCCGTGCACGAGGGCCGCGAACGTCACGCCCCACAGCACGGCGGGCACCCACGACCCGACCGCGATCGCGGCGTCGGCCCAGGACCGCCAAGCGGGATCGTCGATCTTGCCGCGCCACTCGATGGCACAGATGCGCCCGATCATCGCCACCAGGATGACGAGCAGCGGCAGGTACAGCCCGGAGAAGACGGTGGCGTACATCTCCGGAAACGCGGCGAACATGGCTCCGCCCGCGGTGATCAGCCATACCTCGTTGCCGTCCCACACCGGTCCGATGGTGTTGAGCACGGCGCGGCGGTGCCGCTCGCGCTGACCCGCCGGCGCACGACGGCCCAAGGGCGCCATCAACATTCCCACCCCGAAGTCGAAACCCTCGAGCACGAGGAAGCCGAGGAAGAGCCCTCCGAGGGCGACGAACCAGAAGTCCTGCAGACCCATTTCGGCCTCCTCAGTAGGCGAACGACAATGGTGCGACGGCGTCGTCCCCCGGTGGGGTGGGCGGCGCGGGTTCGGCGTCGTGCTCCAGCGGGCCCTCGACGACGTAGCGCCGAATCAGGAAGAACCACACGCCTGCCAGCGCGGCGTAGAGCGTCGCGAACACGGCCAGGGAGACCATGACGAGCGCGGCGGAGTGCCCCGACACCCCGGCATTCACCGTCAGATGGATCATCCGGTCACCGGTCGGGTTGGGGGCCACCACCCACGGCTGCCTGCCCATCTCGGTGAACACCCAGCCCGCGCTGTTGGCGAGGAACGGGGTCGGCAGTGTCAGCAGCGCCAGCCGACCGAACCAGCGTTGGTCCGGGATGCGCCCGCCCCGCGTCAGCCAGAGGGCCAGCACCGCGAACAGCGCTGGGACGCTGAGCAATCCGATCATGGCGCGGAAGGACCAGTAGGTGACGAACAGGTTGGGCCGGTAATCGCCGGGGCCGTACTTCAGCTCGTAGGAGGACTGCAGGTCCTTCACGCCGGCGAGTGTCACGCCGTCGAAGCGGCCCTCGGCGAGGAAGGGCAGGACGTAGGGCACCTCGATGAGGTGGTCGACGGCGTCGCAGTTGTTGTGGGTGCCGACGGTGAGGATGGAGAAGTTCGGATCGGTCTCGGTGT
This region includes:
- the pyk gene encoding pyruvate kinase gives rise to the protein MTRRGKIVCTLGPATSSDEQIKSLVEVGMDVARLNFSHGDHADHEIAYKRVRAASDTTGRAVGILADLQGPKIRLGRFADGPTVWQAGEIVRITVDDVEGTHDRVSTTYKELARDAAVGDRLLVDDGNIGLTVHEVDGNDVVCIVTEGGKVSNNKGLSLPGMNVSVPALSEKDIEDLKFALALGVDLVALSFVRSPADIELVHEVMDEMGRRVPVIAKLEKPEAVENLEAIVLAFDAIMVARGDLGVELPLEEVPLVQKRAIQMARENAKPVIVATQMLESMIENSRPTRAEASDVANAVLDGADAVMLSGETSVGKYPLEAVKTMARIVNAVEENSTAAPPLAHVPRTKRGVISYAARDIGERLDAKALVAFTQSGDTLKRLARLHTPLPLLAFTPLPEVRSQLALTWGTETFIVPHMETTDGMIRQVDESLLALGRYKRGDLVVIVAGAPPGTVGSTNLIHVHRIGEDDH
- a CDS encoding acyl-CoA thioesterase II, which translates into the protein MTSDLEELLGVLELRRVDDDTFLGSHPSKNPMRTFGGQMMAQAFVAASRTLRHELPPSTLSVHFIAGGDPRQDLEFRVVRLRDERRFANRRVDVMQGDVLLASALVAHMAGGRGLEHGVPAPRVADPSTVPSIEDLLVGYEETVPLFVAALKPIEWRYTNDPAWVMRDKGDRLAHNRVWLTTKGAMPDDPVIHAAALVYASDTTVLDSIITTHGLSWGHDRIFAASMNHTVWFHRPVRFDEWVLYSTSSPVAAESRGLGTGHFFDRDGQILATVVQEGVVKYFPGSSG
- a CDS encoding DUF4190 domain-containing protein codes for the protein MTGARNGTGTAALAVAVAGLALCWSVVGGLACGVVAVVLGALGRGRAARGEADNGPIAMAGIGLGVVAVLASVAFVVVWAVSWRDAGGSQYVDCAMRAGNDQKAVQTCTDNWLNRIRGEMGVSPMTRGST
- a CDS encoding ATP-binding cassette domain-containing protein translates to MAVGFGALSLGCALALAAVSAWLITRAWQMPPILDLAVAVVAVRALGISRGILGYCERLASHDVALRAAGTARVSVYRALAGGPADTVLRLTQGDIASRVGASVDDVADVLVRAVVPIAVASILSTAAVLVVAVISPVAGLILLVCLLLAGGLAPWLAARAATAAEAVAVQHHSDRDTAVLLALDHAPELRVAGRLDAVIAEAGRRQQKWGAAADRAAIPAAFGAAAPVAAMGACVVGVLVVAVTFAATLAPTTLAILALLPLSAFESTAALPAAAIQLTRGRLAAARLHDLIAPAPPARRRPPIRPPDVHPGDRLAVLGPSGCGKTTALMAIAAQHENPTAAAFFPEDGHLFDTTVRDNLLVARGDATDGEVTAALDAVGLHDWWRGLPDGLSTILTGGAAALSAGQRRRLLLARALVCDLPIVLLDEPTEHLDADDSDRLLREVLDPDGLFGPGRTVVVATHHLPRGVTCPVLYPRQS
- the cydD gene encoding thiol reductant ABC exporter subunit CydD, which encodes MRRHLVASAGCGVVITGTAIAGAVVVAHLVAGIVTDPRARTVEHWSTALGVLAVLWTVRALAQWQQARLSQGEATAAIADLDHRLLTTVTALAPHDVDALRDETAVVVTRGLDGLRPYYTRYLPAAVQAAVLTPAALVTMACYDLQAAVIVVLALPLVPVFMVLIGLLTADRSAAALTAMTTLQSRLLDLISGLPTLRGLGRAAGPERRVAELAAAHRRSTMATLRITFLSSLVLELLATLGVALVAVSVGLRLVSGHVDLAAALTALLLAPEVFWPLRRVGAEFHAAQDGRTARAAAEALLANSAARVGGTARAVGPCVDLEDVTVSGRDGDAPHRLTARVEAGSVTVLTGPNGSGKSTAIHVILGLITPTSGRVTVGGVDAGNVDLRQWWDSIGWLPQRPALVAGTVRANLELFGALPDLGTACRRAGFDEVLATLPDGLDTVVGRDGAGLSLGQRQRLALARTLGSGRPILLLDEPTAHLDAALEARVLHSIREIAGEGAAVLVVGHRAAVRAIGDHVVAVGGELPVPH
- the cydB gene encoding cytochrome d ubiquinol oxidase subunit II, whose amino-acid sequence is MGLQDFWFVALGGLFLGFLVLEGFDFGVGMLMAPLGRRAPAGQRERHRRAVLNTIGPVWDGNEVWLITAGGAMFAAFPEMYATVFSGLYLPLLVILVAMIGRICAIEWRGKIDDPAWRSWADAAIAVGSWVPAVLWGVTFAALVHGLPVNAHKQIELSAGDLLDGYVLLGGLATAGLFAFHGAVFIALKTEGVVRDDAVRFASRLALPVTVVVAGFGTWTQLAHGKDWTWWVLGVAIVAQASAAAAVWGRIGDGITFACTSAVVAAAVVLLFGALYPNLVPSTLNPNWSLTIHDASSSPYTLRIMTWAALIFAPLVMCYQGWTYWVFRQRISADRIPAPVGLSPR